The region TAAGGCTATCTTCATTGACAGGGTCGAGGACTATGTCACCGACCGCTCCGAGGTGGAGAGCACCATAAACAACTTCAAGGAGATGATATCGTGCGTCCTTCTTCCGGGCGCTCGCGTGCGCACAACAAGACCTAACACAACATGTTAGGAAATATCAGTTCATGCAGCAAAACACACAACGACGGGCAGCTGGCCTCAAGGATAAAATCCCAGACATTCAGAAGACGCTTGAGACAGTACGCTTCTTGAAGTCGAGGAAGGACGATGCAGAGCCACTAGAGACGACGTTTGAACTCAACGATACTCTATACGCGAAAGCTGAGGTACCGCCTACCGACGAGGTCTACCTCTGGCTTGGCGCAAATGTTATGCTCGCATACCCCATACCTGAGGCTGAGGAACTGCTGCAGTCCAAGTTGTCAACTGCAAAGCACAGCTTGAGTACTTGTGAAGAGGATCTGGACTTTTTGCGGGAGCAGATCACCGTACGCAATTTGAACTGTTTGGCAGTATAAGTAAATAAAGACTAACAAACTACAGACACTCGAAGTTGCTTTCGCACGGGTATACAACTGGGACGTAGCGCAACGGCGAAAGGAGAGGGAAGGTGGAGAGTCAATAGAGGACAAAAAGCGCGGATCACCAAATGGATGAGCAATGTTTCAAATCCCTGATTCTCGCTATCAAATTTGTGAGAAACGCAGGTGCTGTACTCAGAAGCGCATATAGCGAAGATCAAGTTAACACGGAATGAACCATCCAACAAATCTGTGTCATCAATAGCTTGAATCGCTTAAACTATGCGACGACTCCACAAGGCCACCAGATGACCATATAGCAGTAAATGTGCTTCCTATACAAGTAATTCTAAACCTATTTTAAGAATAGGGCCCATCAGTAAGCAAGCTTGGTGAGCCGCTTACCGCTTACGGTTTGAGGAACCTCAGCCACAACGGTGCATCAACCTCAGCTGAAAAAAATACCAAACTTCTATTGGCAGAAGTTTGATCATCACAAGTCTGAGCCTGAATGGGGATATTTGTAATTGCTATGCAACCACGAGACTGTCTTGTCATATAAGAGTTGGCACAGTGCCCAGGCAAAGATAGTAGGATATATCGCAAGGTACTTGGGTACTTCAACTCGAGTTTGAGAATTTCCTAGGTTATGTTTTAAGGGTTCTCATTACCATCGCAAAAGAATCACAGAAAAACAAACGGCAACAATGTCAGCACAGCCGCAATACAGTACAAATCACCTCCATGAGACTCAACGACACCTGCTCTCTCCTACCCTCTCCTCTCCCGGCTTCTCTTCCGGCCACCCTTCACCCCTAATGCACCAAGGCCCACCATCACCAGACTTTGATGCCATCAAAAAAGCCCAGAAAGAAGATGCCGTAAGCACACTACACTACCCTCAAGAACAATCACGATTCCCAGACCTCAACTAACCAACCCAGCGTCTAAAATCCCTCATCCGCCGCCTACGCATCATATCGCGCACCCTCGCCTTCCTCCTCTCCCTTGGCGTCCTGATCCCCATCACTCTAACCCTCACAAAATTCCTCTCCACAAAAGAAACCTACCGCACCGTCACCCTCGCGGACGGAACATCAAACACACGTACCGCGTGGGCCAAGAATACGCGACCATGGCCCACATACATGTACTTCTCCGTCGCCGTCGTGTCGACTATCCTCCACGCCGTCACACTCTTGGCATACTGCTGCAGCGTGGGTAAAGCGAATACCGTAAACACAGTCACCAGCGTATTTTCCTGGATCGTCATGCTGGGTAATGTGGGTGTTTGGGCCGCGGCCGTGGGTGTGTATCGTATGCAGAAGGACTGGCATGGTATTAGTAATGATTTGTGGGGGTGGACGTGTAGTCAAGGTGCATCGAAGATCCAGGTTGAGTTTGAGGGAGTGCTGGATTTTGAAAAGTATTGCTCGGTGCAGGTATGTTTTTTTTCCTTGCCTAGATTATACTTATGCTGACATTTGACAAACAGAGTGTGAGTTGGTTTGTGGGGCTTGCGCAGGCGGGTGCGGCGGTGCTGACGGTGGTAGTTTATGTGCTTGTATGGGCGAGGAGGGGTTCGAAGAAGGAGTTGAAGAGGATGAGTAAGGGGCAGTATGATATGATGGATTTTACTATGGTTCAATAGTTTGGGAATATGTGATGACTGTAGTAACCCTTATTCCACATCCACCCTTGAAATGCACAAAAATACTCACAACATCACTCAAAAGCACTCAAAGAACACCAAAGATTTGACATCCTGCATGTCTCATTAACGTTTTATATACAGTAAAAGAAAGGCTCTCGTTCCCAGAACGACGAGTCTTTAAAAGGCATATATCCTCTTTCTCCTACACCCCCCAACGACCCCCTACATTACATACTGCTTTTTTTAACTACTACTCACTCTCGTGTAAATCTTCATGCCCCACACCACTATATAAGTTATAGAACATTCCATATACATAAAACCATAATACCATGTAAAAATGACACCCCGAAACCATCTGATTATCCGTCTCTTTTAGTGCATCCAACTAAACTGTTTAAACAGTAATCTTGAGAGCACCGTCCGCAGGTGCAGCAGTGCCGTTGTTGGAGGGAAAGAGATCAGAGCCAGTCTGTGCCTTGACGTACTCGCTCATCATCTTGGTAATGGCGACACCACCGCCCCAGGTCATGGCAGAGGCCATGTCGTCGATTTGCTTCATTGTCATGATGACGGCACCCTGGGGAGCGATGGGAAGACCGTACTTGTCTGTCTTGCTGTCCTCGCGGCGCTCAGCCTTCTTAGGCTCCTCAGACGTCTTGGGCTCCTCAGCCTTTGTGGCTTCAGGCTTGGCCGACATGGTGCTGTTGGAGGCAGACGCGGTGGGCTTCTCGCCCTCGGTTGCGGGAGCCTCGCTCTTGGCTGCGCTGGAGCTGGTTGCTGGGGCAGCGGATTCAGCGGTGGCAGAACCGGGGGTGGCGGGCTCAGCAGCAGGAGAAGCgggagcagcagcaggaGCGGCCTGGGGAGCAGCAGCGGCCTGGGCACCACCACCGGTCATGAGCGTCATTGTGAGGATGTACTCTCCATCGACCTGCTTGACGGGAACAGCGATACGCATGTTGGCCTGGTCAAGAACGGCATTGGCAGCGATGGGGGTGAAGGTAGGAGCAAGGAGAAGCTGCTGGGCGACGGGGTTGGGGTTGTTGGTGGTAGTTGTACCGGTGTTCTGGATCTGGCGGGCAGCAACCTCTTCCCTGAGCTCCCTGCGGCCGAACAAGCTACGGCGGGTAGCAGGGCTGTTGAGGTTACCTGTGGCACCACCGGGGTTCTGGAGGACACCACGTTGAGCAACTGCAATAGCGACCTGGCCGTTGGCGGGGACGTTCATGGCTTGCATCATCTTCTGGATACGGATGGCGTTGACGGGCATCTGAACGACGGTAACTTGCTGGTTCAGGTTGGGAGTGACAGCAGCCAAGTTGGTGACGACCGAGTAACGGTAGTCGTTGACGGGGGTCTGGCCCTGGAGAGCAGCCAACATACCCTGGTCGACACCCTTCTTGACGTTGACGTTCATGGTCATGGGCTGGGTAGCGCGAGTAGCCATCCTGAAGCCATCCTGGAACTCGTTCTCTTGGAGACCGGAACCCTGGATAGCAACAGAGGTGctgccatcactgccaaAGGGAACAACGAGGGTGTTGGTCTCGACAGTCTGGCGACCGACAACCATGTACTCACCGTCCATCTGAGTGCGCTTGACCATGCGAACGGTCATGTCGGTGGTGTTGACACTCCTCATGGTCTCCTGAACCATCCAAGATTGCCTGTCAGGCGAGAGCATGGCAACGTATGTGTTACCGGGCTGGACAGCAACACCCTGCAAGTTCTGCATTGTCATGGCCATCTCGATTTGTCCACCGACCAGGTCGGTAGCACCGTTGGTGCTGATGGTCATCGACTGCGGTGAGACGGCGACGAAAGGCTGACCTGTGGTACCAGTAATCTGGTTGGAGGGAATTGAAGGTGTTTGCTGGTTGACAATGATCTGTTGCTGCTTCTGGGAGAAGGTCTCAACCTTGGAGCGATCCGGGAATTGGAAAGAGTTGAGTTGCATGTCGCCGTTTACATTGAGTACCTGGTTGTACTGGACACTTTGAGTGTTGACGGTTTGCCCAAGCACGCTTGTGCAGCTCAAGAAGAGCACGAAAAGTGAGGAGACAGTACCGGACGTCATTGTAAAAGTTATAAATAAGCCACCGGGGCCTGAAAATTATTAAGTATGAAGAAGAGAATTAATAAAAGAAGAGCGAAGGAACGACTTGTTGATGACCAGGCTTGCTGAGATAGAGAGGTATCTTCAAAATGCCGTGGCGCAGAGGTCAATATAGAGATTCGTGGTTTCGTGCTATGGCCTCGATAGTAAGCCGGCGTATCCAGCTGCCGTCCGTAGGGTTTCGGGTCTTGCTGCAAGTATCGATGGCGAGCTGCCCTGTAGCGCAAACTTAGACTGCTCGTCAGGCAGACTGAGCCACTCCGTCTCCGAGGATCCACATGGAACTCGCCGTCGGGTGGCTCATTCGACGATGCCGCCCAGCAAACCCATTTTTCTTACACGTGTGGTGTCGGCCAAGGAGTTATTCGTGATAGGAGTGACGTTTCTCGGCATACTTAGTTTCGAACGTCAGGCAAACGTTTGTTTTACGCCTTATACGGATGCCGGAAAGCTCAGCTCTAGTGTCTTGCGAGACTgctcaacgcatggcgaGACTGTTCGAAGAAGGATCGGGAAACCGGACTTAACTCAAATATCTTTGTCATGCGATGAGCAAGGGTCCGGCAACATGGCGGGGCATATGCTCTGGGTCGCTGTCCTACTGCATCTTGCACGCAACGTGCTCATAGAGCTGCATGGATAGTCAGTTGCTTGCGATGGTGGTTTCGATGATCAGCCGGTGAACAGAATCAGTCCGTGGGCTAATTTGCGATAATTCCTGGGTGAAGCCTCCAGGAAAGCTTATTGAAGTTTGGCACGAACGAAGCGGGATGGTCAAACGACGATGTTTAGAATGGTGTTTCGCGAGGGGGGTTGCGGCACAAACATGATCGCCTAAGGCTGTTTTAGCTCCCGCCTAGTCTAAATCAATCAAGCGCACCGCAATTGGCCAGACCTCCGGCCTACTACACCGGTGTAGGTCTTTGGTTAATGCGAATTAGCTGCTTCGACAGAGTGTCGACACTTTTCAGGTTACATATTCAGGCGACAGGAGCCAGAGCATTGCGACCAAGGCAAAAACAACAACATTTTGCGAGTATAGACAGGGTGGTACGGAGTATAGCTTCCACTATGCACGGAAAGCTTACCTATGCATGCGGCTTCAGTCTTTACGATTGCTACGTAGAATCTCACGTAAGCCTACCGCCGAGGTTTCTGCATCATCGGTACCCACGTCCACTGGGCGCCTTGACGCTGCCACTCGAGAAAGTTGCCTTGTATTTGCCGTCCATGGCCTTCGCCCTTTGCTTACTCTGGATACCTGTTCGATCTGTGGTGGGTTGCGCGGCCATGAAGTTATCGAACTCGGCATCGTCTTCGTCGGCTTCAGCGGGCTCGCtatcatcctcatcctccgTCTTTGACGTCTTGGGCGCAGGCTTAGTCTTGAGTATGCGCTCCGGTTCCTTTTtctcgtcttcgtcttcgaTTTCGTCATCTTTCGGTGCAGGGTTGGTGAAGGGTTTCGACGCGAGGACTCTGCGTCTAAGCTCTGCCATCTCCTCTTCATCGTCGGATGATTCTGGGAGATCATAAGGATTTCGGGGATCGATCTCATCCTCgtcctcatcctcgtcaccttctccgtcttcttcatcatcatcctcgtCAGACTCGTCAATGACTCGCCTGTTCATGTTCCCACCAGCCCATATGTCTTCCTCGACACCATCTTCCCTGTCTGCACGACTCGTGTTATACTCGCGTTCAATCTTCTCCAGCCACACTTCTTCGGCTTTTTTGATTTGCTCTTCGTTTTCGCATGCCATGTAACGTTTGAGCAAGGCCGCGTTGATGTCTAGAAATGCTTGGCCGTAGGAGAAGGTCGACAGTATCGACTCGGCCCACTCTGGGTGTCCGCAGATGTAGTAGCATGCCGCAAGCGCTTCGACGCAGTTCAACCGCCATGGTCGGCCGTAATTGGTGGGGTTCGCGGCAACGAGATATGGCAAGAGGCGTTCGCACTTGCCTCCTATCCTGCCAAAGGGCACCTCGTCTATCCTGTTCCAGCTCGCTTCGACAACGGCAGCGCCATATTGCTCGACGAGATCCTTGTCGTCGCGACTCACAATCTTCTTTGCCTTGGGACTGACTACAACGCCTGCAAATTTTTGTCCTACGTGCAGCTCGCGCATCATGCCGAGGCGCATTAACCTCTTGCCTGAGCAGCGCTTGGCATCACAGTGTCCAAGATCCCAGCATGCGGCTTTGAACTCTGGTTTTGCGGGTCTCGGTTCGGCGCCATCGTTCTCGTCTGCATCAGATGCGCGGCGGGGGCGTGGAGGTGCGCGTGCTTTGGCCGGGTTTCTGAACTTGTTGTTGCCCTTGAAATCTTTCTTATGGCGGACCATGTTGATGTCTTTACTTGGTTATGGAGAAAGGGGAAATTCAGTGCTGGTGTTGTTGCAGATGAGTCGGCGCAAAGCTGGAGGGGCAAGAAAGTGGAATTACATCTGAGCCTCGCAATCGATAAGCCACGCTAGTATTATGACGTTGTCTCCCGCCTCCCAGAACAGCACTACTATGCTAGTTGGATGACAGAAAGATCAGAAAAAATCCAACTTATTCCATAATCTGCCGCTACAGACAATTCAGACGTGTACTTCACAAGACCGTATCCATAGCGCCTGTATCACGAAGCTACGAAACACCAAGGCTTGGAATTTCCCCCATCTCGTTCTTTTGCTGTCCCCCAACAGAGTATGACGCCTTCCACCTCATCTTGACACTGTTCCCTGACCCTCTTTGCACGTTGTTTACTCGGATATTCTGAGTGATACCGAACTTCTGGTTTGGTCCAAGGTTGACACCGGACTGAGGCTCCAGCTGCAACTGCGCGCCCTATTTGTTGTTAGCCGACTGTATTTCACAATCATGGTCGAGAAATATCTACCTTGGATGCAGCAACTTGCAGTGTTAGAGCAGATACTGGCAGTGGGGTGTTGTTTGATATTCTTGACTGGATCAAAAGGGTAGTGTCCGTCTCTCGTGAAATGTTGAACAGAACGTTAACGGTAGTATTGGTGACGGTGATTTCCTTGGAGGTATCGGGTACAGACGAAGCAAAGTCCC is a window of Pyrenophora tritici-repentis strain M4 chromosome 2, whole genome shotgun sequence DNA encoding:
- a CDS encoding GIM5, prefoldin, molecular chaperone implicated in de novo protein folding, with amino-acid sequence MQQNTQRRAAGLKDKIPDIQKTLETVRFLKSRKDDAEPLETTFELNDTLYAKAEVPPTDEVYLWLGANVMLAYPIPEAEELLQSKLSTAKHSLSTCEEDLDFLREQITTLEVAFARVYNWDVAQRRKEREGGESIEDKKRGSPNG
- a CDS encoding DUF1421 multi-domain protein is translated as MSAQPQYSTNHLHETQRHLLSPTLSSPGFSSGHPSPLMHQGPPSPDFDAIKKAQKEDARLKSLIRRLRIISRTLAFLLSLGVLIPITLTLTKFLSTKETYRTVTLADGTSNTRTAWAKNTRPWPTYMYFSVAVVSTILHAVTLLAYCCSVGKANTVNTVTSVFSWIVMLGNVGVWAAAVGVYRMQKDWHGISNDLWGWTCSQGASKIQVEFEGVLDFEKYCSVQSVSWFVGLAQAGAAVLTVVVYVLVWARRGSKKELKRMSKGQYDMMDFTMVQ
- a CDS encoding Atrophin-1 multi-domain protein, translating into MTSGTVSSLFVLFLSCTSVLGQTVNTQSVQYNQVLNVNGDMQLNSFQFPDRSKVETFSQKQQQIIVNQQTPSIPSNQITGTTGQPFVAVSPQSMTISTNGATDLVGGQIEMAMTMQNLQGVAVQPGNTYVAMLSPDRQSWMVQETMRSVNTTDMTVRMVKRTQMDGEYMVVGRQTVETNTLVVPFGSDGSTSVAIQGSGLQENEFQDGFRMATRATQPMTMNVNVKKGVDQGMLAALQGQTPVNDYRYSVVTNLAAVTPNLNQQVTVVQMPVNAIRIQKMMQAMNVPANGQVAIAVAQRGVLQNPGGATGNLNSPATRRSLFGRRELREEVAARQIQNTGTTTTNNPNPVAQQLLLAPTFTPIAANAVLDQANMRIAVPVKQVDGEYILTMTLMTGGATSSSAAKSEAPATEGEKPTASASNSTMSAKPEATKAEEPKTSEEPKKAERREDSKTDKYGLPIAPQGAVIMTMKQIDDMASAMTWGGGVAITKMMSEYVKAQTGSDLFPSNNGTAAPADGALKITV